DNA sequence from the Raineyella sp. LH-20 genome:
GGCGCCGTGCTGCGCGACGGCTCGGGCCTGTCCCGCGACGACCGGGTCACTCCGCGGATGCTGGCCGGGGTGCTCGCCCTCGGCACCTCGGACGCGCCGTTCCGGCCGCTGCTCACCGGCCTGCCGGTGGCCGGCGCCACCGGCACGCTGGCCTCCCGGTTCAACCGCCCGGGCAGCGAGGCCGGGCGGGGCGAGGTCCGCGCCAAGACCGGCACCCTGAGCGGCACCAGCGCGCTGGCCGGCTACGCCGTCACCGTCTCCGGCGGGGTCGTGGTGTACGCCTTCGTGGTCAACGACGCCTCCAACGACGATGCGGCCCGGGCCTGGTTGGACCGGGCCTCCGCAGCCGTGGCGGGCAGCTGAGGGGCGGCCGGAAAGGTCTGGGCCGGGGCGGGTTAGCCTTCGATCCATGACTTCCCTTCCGCGCGTCGATTGGGCCACCGCCGCAGCCACCGCCGCTCGGCTCGCCCCGGCGGGGCCCGTCCCCGCGCCGGCGGAGGCCGCGGCCGTGGTGGCGGACCTGCGGGACGCCTCGGTGCGGGCCCAGGCGTACGTACGTGAGCTCACCCTGCTCGCCCCGCCCGGCGGACGATGGACGTACGTGGTCGACCGGGCGTCGTGGATCCGGGCCAACCTGGCCAGTTTCGCCGAGGTGTTCGACGATCCGGCTGACAGCATCGCTGGGGCCACTTGGGCCACTGGGGCCACTGGGGCCACCGGGGCCACGGAACTCGCCGCCTCCCCGGGACCGTTCGGGCGGCTCGCGTCAGGGGTGGCCAGGGCCCGCGACGTGTCGGCCGGCGTCGCGGCCGGGGCGGTGCTGTCCGCGTTGTCGCCGCGGGTGCTGGGGCAGTTCGACGTGTTCCACGGGGTGAGCGCGCGGACGGCCGCGGGCGATCGCGCAGGCGACCACGGCCGGTTGCTGCTCGTCGCGCCGAACATCCACGGGCTGACCCTCCGGCTCGGGCTGGTCGGGGCCGATTTCCGACTCTGGGTCTGCCTGCACGAGGAGACCCATCGGGTGCAGTACGGCCAGGCGCCCTGGATGGCGGGGCACCTCGCCGATCTGGTACGTACGGCGGTGAGCGCCGGGCCGGCGGCGGCGGACCGGGCGACCGACGGGATCACCGCGCTGATGAGCGTGGTCGAGGGCCATGCCGACGTGGTGATGGACGAGGTCGGCCCGCAGGTCATCCCCACCCTGCACACCATCCGGGCCCGTTTCGACAAGCGTCGGGAGGGCCGGCCCGGCCTGGCGCGGATCCTCGGACGATTGCTCGGCATGGAGAAGAAACTCGCCCAGTACCGCGAGGGGGCGGTGTTCTGCCGGTCGGTGCAACGCGCCGTCGGCGTCGAGGGGTTCAACCGGGTGTTCGACGCCCCGGAGACGCTGCCCACGCTGGCCGAGGTGCGAGACCCCGACCGGTGGGTCCGGCGGATGGGGCTGTGATGGCCCGGCGCGTCCTCGGGGTGGCGACCCTCACCGTTGCCCGGGCGGTGCTGGACGCCTGGCAGGACCCGGCCCATGACAGGTCCGGTGGGTGGCTGGTCGGCTGCTCGGGAGGCTCGGACTCGCTGGCCCTGGCCGTCGGGGCGTACGAGGCCTGCCGCCGGGTCGATGCGCTGGACCGGCTCGGCGCGGTGATCGTCGACCACGGTCTCCAGGAGGGATCGGCGGCAGTGGCCGCGACGGTCCGCGAGCAACTGGTCGGGATCGGTTATCCGGAGGCGGCGGTCCAGGTGCGCCGGGTGCGGGTCGACCCGGCCCGGATCCGCGCCGACGGCGTGGAGGCCGCCGCCCGCACCGCGCGCTATGCGGCGTTCGAGGACGCCCTGGCCGCGATCGACACGACCCCGGGCGTGACCGGGACATCAGGACCGACCGATTCCGCTGTCGATCCGCCCGGCCACGAGGTGCTGCTCGCCCACACCCGCGACGACCAGGCGGAGACGGTGCTGCTCGGGCTGGTCCGTGGTTCCGGTGTCCGCTCGCTGGCCGGGATCGCGCCACGACGGGGACCGTACGTCCGGCCGTTGCTCGACCTCACCCGGGCGACGCTGCGTGAGTGCTGCCGGGAGAACGATCTCGGCTGGTGGGAGGACCCGTACAACGCCGACGACCGTTACGCCCGGGCACGGATCCGCCATCGGGTGCTGCCGGTGCTGGAGGACGAGTTCGGTGGCACCGGTAGCGTGGCGGTGGCTCTGGCCCGCACCGCGGCGCTGGCCCGGGTGGACGCCGACTTCCTCGACGCGTTGGCCGAGGCGGCCGAAGCGGACGCCGTGGTCGCCCCCGAGCCGGCCGGCCCGGAGCCCGTCGCGGCCGACACCATCGGTGACTCCTCCGAGGTCGCCTCGACCGGACCCACCCCGGCCGGCCCCGGTCGGCGATGCGTGGGAGACCTGGACTGCGCCGAACTCGCCTTCCTGCCTGAGGCGCTGCGGACCCGGGTGGTGCGCCGGTGGCTGGTCCGGTGTGGGGCCCGGGAACCCGGTGCGGGCCACGTCGCGGCGGTCTGCCGGCTGGTGACGCACTGGCGCGGCCAGCAGGGCGTCGACCTGCCCGGGCTGCGAGTCGTCCGCCGGGAAGGACGGCTGCGCGGCCGGGCCCCGGGTGACGTCCGGGTGCCGGGTGTGTGAAGCTGTGACACGTGGATGCTGACACGATCGCAGGTGACCTGGCCACCGTTCTCTACACCCCGGAGCAGATCCGGGCCCGGGTGGTGGAGATGGCGCGGCAGATCGACGCTGACTACACGGACAAGAACGTCCTGTTGGTCGGGGTGCTCAACGGGGCGGTGATGGTGATGGCCGACCTGTGCCGCGCCATGCAGAGCCACTGCGAGATGGACTGGATGGCCGTCTCGTCGTACGGCTCGGGCACGAAGTCCTCCGGCGTCGTACGGTTCCTCAAGGACCTCTCCGCCGACATCCATGACCGGCACGTCCTCGTCGTCGAGGACATCATCGACACCGGTCTGACGCTGAGCTGGCTGCTGTCCAACCTGGCCTCCCGCGGCCCGGCGAGCCTCGAGGTGGCGGCGATGTTCCGCAAGCCGGACGCGATGCAGGCCACCATCGACTGCAAGTACATCGGCTTCGACATCCCCGGCGAGTTCGTCGTCGGGTACGGCCTCGACTTCGACGGCAAGTACCGCAACTACGACGGGCTCGCCATCCTCGACCCGCGGGTCTACGCCTGAGTTCCGGCAGCGGAACCGACGGCCGGGGTCCCGTCTGCGGGCCTGCGCGCCGCCTCCGCGTGAGCCTGTCCCGGAGCAGGGACTGTCCGTCGTCGTGGCGGGCGGGCGGATCGTCGCGGACCTGTGCGATGTTGGACGTGCAGGGTAGAGTCAACATGCTCGTCCAAGCCTGAGGCAGGAAACAACTGTGCAGCGAATCTTCCGGGGTCCACTGATCTGGGTCATCATCGTGCTCGTCGCGCTGGTGCTGATGAGCCAGTTCGCGGGGCAGTCGACCGGCTACCAACAGGTGCCGACGTCCAGGGTCGTCCAGATCCTCGACGGCACCGACAAGATCGACACGGTCGAGATGCAGACCGGTGAGCAACGCGTGCTCATCACGATGGCCGATGCCAAGCAGACCAAGTACAGCTCGTACTGGGCCGGCAACCAGGACGACCAGATGATCGCCCGGCTCAACGAGCGGGTGGCACAGCAGACCTTGACCTCGTGGAACGCGACCAGTCCGCGCCCCGGCTTCTGGGCCGGGCTGCTGAACACGCTGATCCCGTTCCTGCTGCTCGGCGGCCTGTTCTTCTTCCTGCTGAACGCCATGCAGGGCGGCGGGTCCCAGGTGATGAAGTTCGGCAAGTCCCGGGCGAAGGTCGCCAACAAGGACACCCCGAAGACCACCTTCGCCGACGTCGCCGGCTGCGAGGAGGCGATCGAGGAGCTGCAGGAGATCAAGGAGTTCCTCGCCGAGCCGGCCAAGTTCCAGCGGGTCGGGGCGAAGATCCCCAAGGGCGTGCTGCTCTACGGCCCGCCCGGCACCGGCAAGACGCTCCTCGCCCGTGCCGTCGCCGGCGAGGCCGGGGTGCCGTTCTTCTCCATCTCCGGGTCGGACTTCGTCGAGATGTTCGTCGGTGTCGGCGCCTCGCGCGTCCGTGATCTGTTCGAGCAGGCCAAGGAGAATCGCCCGGCGATCATCTTCATCGACGAGATCGACGCCGTCGGCCGCCATCGCGGCGCGGGCATGGGCGGCGGCCACGACGAGAGGGAGCAGACCCTCAACCAGTTGCTGGTCGAGATGGACGGCTTCGACGTGCACGGCGAGGTCATCCTGATCGCCGCCACCAACCGGCCCGACGTCCTCGACCCGGCGCTGCTGCGCCCGGGCCGGTTCGACCGGCAGATCCCGGTGGAGGCCCCGGACATGAAGGGCCGGGAGAAGATCCTCCAGGTGCACTCCGCCGGCAAGCCGATGGCACCCGACGTCAACCTCTCGACGGTCGCGCAGCGTACGCCCGGCTTCACCGGCGCGGACCTGGCGAACGTGTTGAACGAGGCGGCCCTGCTGACGGCCCGCAACAACGCCGCGATGATCACCAACTCGGCGCTCGACGAGGCCATCGACCGGGTGATCGCCGGCCCGCAGAAGCGGACCAGACTGATGAACGAGCACGAGCGACTCGTCACCGCCTACCACGAGGGCGGCCACGCCCTGGTGGCTGCGGCGATGCCCGGCACCGACCCGGTGCAGAAGGTGACGATCCTGCCGCGCGGCCGCGCCCTCGGCTACACGATGGTGATGCCGGACGCCGACAAGTACTCCCAGACCCGCGGTCAGCTGCTCGACCAGCTCGCCTACATGCTCGGTGGCCGGGCCGCCGAGGAACTGGTCTTCCACGACCCCTCGACCGGCGCCTCGAACGACATCGACAAGGCCACCAAGACGGCCCGCGCGATGGTGACCGAGTACGGCATGTCGCAGCGGATCGGCGCGGTCAAGCTCGGCACCGGCGACTCCGAGCCGTTCCTCGGCCGTGACTTCGGCTCCCAGCGCGACTACTCCGAACACGTCGCCGGCATCGTCGATCAGGAGGTGGCCGACCTGGTCGGCGCCGCCCACCAGGAGGCGTTCGACTGCCTCGAGGAGAACCGCGCCGTGCTCGACGAGTTGGTCCGCCAACTGTTCGAGAAGGAGACCCTCGGCCGCGAGGAGGTGGAGAAGATCTTCGAGCCGCTGAAGCGGCACCCCGAGCGGGGTGCCTGGACCGGTTCGGACACCCGCCGTCCGTCCGAGATCCCGCCGATCACCCCGCCGCAGAAGCCGATCACCGCTGCACCGGTGCCGGCACCGCTGCCGGTCGGTGGGATCGCACC
Encoded proteins:
- a CDS encoding zinc-dependent metalloprotease; translated protein: MTSLPRVDWATAAATAARLAPAGPVPAPAEAAAVVADLRDASVRAQAYVRELTLLAPPGGRWTYVVDRASWIRANLASFAEVFDDPADSIAGATWATGATGATGATELAASPGPFGRLASGVARARDVSAGVAAGAVLSALSPRVLGQFDVFHGVSARTAAGDRAGDHGRLLLVAPNIHGLTLRLGLVGADFRLWVCLHEETHRVQYGQAPWMAGHLADLVRTAVSAGPAAADRATDGITALMSVVEGHADVVMDEVGPQVIPTLHTIRARFDKRREGRPGLARILGRLLGMEKKLAQYREGAVFCRSVQRAVGVEGFNRVFDAPETLPTLAEVRDPDRWVRRMGL
- the tilS gene encoding tRNA lysidine(34) synthetase TilS, which translates into the protein MARRVLGVATLTVARAVLDAWQDPAHDRSGGWLVGCSGGSDSLALAVGAYEACRRVDALDRLGAVIVDHGLQEGSAAVAATVREQLVGIGYPEAAVQVRRVRVDPARIRADGVEAAARTARYAAFEDALAAIDTTPGVTGTSGPTDSAVDPPGHEVLLAHTRDDQAETVLLGLVRGSGVRSLAGIAPRRGPYVRPLLDLTRATLRECCRENDLGWWEDPYNADDRYARARIRHRVLPVLEDEFGGTGSVAVALARTAALARVDADFLDALAEAAEADAVVAPEPAGPEPVAADTIGDSSEVASTGPTPAGPGRRCVGDLDCAELAFLPEALRTRVVRRWLVRCGAREPGAGHVAAVCRLVTHWRGQQGVDLPGLRVVRREGRLRGRAPGDVRVPGV
- the hpt gene encoding hypoxanthine phosphoribosyltransferase produces the protein MDADTIAGDLATVLYTPEQIRARVVEMARQIDADYTDKNVLLVGVLNGAVMVMADLCRAMQSHCEMDWMAVSSYGSGTKSSGVVRFLKDLSADIHDRHVLVVEDIIDTGLTLSWLLSNLASRGPASLEVAAMFRKPDAMQATIDCKYIGFDIPGEFVVGYGLDFDGKYRNYDGLAILDPRVYA
- the ftsH gene encoding ATP-dependent zinc metalloprotease FtsH encodes the protein MQRIFRGPLIWVIIVLVALVLMSQFAGQSTGYQQVPTSRVVQILDGTDKIDTVEMQTGEQRVLITMADAKQTKYSSYWAGNQDDQMIARLNERVAQQTLTSWNATSPRPGFWAGLLNTLIPFLLLGGLFFFLLNAMQGGGSQVMKFGKSRAKVANKDTPKTTFADVAGCEEAIEELQEIKEFLAEPAKFQRVGAKIPKGVLLYGPPGTGKTLLARAVAGEAGVPFFSISGSDFVEMFVGVGASRVRDLFEQAKENRPAIIFIDEIDAVGRHRGAGMGGGHDEREQTLNQLLVEMDGFDVHGEVILIAATNRPDVLDPALLRPGRFDRQIPVEAPDMKGREKILQVHSAGKPMAPDVNLSTVAQRTPGFTGADLANVLNEAALLTARNNAAMITNSALDEAIDRVIAGPQKRTRLMNEHERLVTAYHEGGHALVAAAMPGTDPVQKVTILPRGRALGYTMVMPDADKYSQTRGQLLDQLAYMLGGRAAEELVFHDPSTGASNDIDKATKTARAMVTEYGMSQRIGAVKLGTGDSEPFLGRDFGSQRDYSEHVAGIVDQEVADLVGAAHQEAFDCLEENRAVLDELVRQLFEKETLGREEVEKIFEPLKRHPERGAWTGSDTRRPSEIPPITPPQKPITAAPVPAPLPVGGIAPVPVPPVPVDPNWPAPQPPAGWVAPQAPGTPQGPMAPQSPGAPQPQGTPQSLAPQQPPAGPWQPPAPGAQPGPWNGAPTPWQSPDGQQAPGQAVPGQQGPTTPDERQDGPRG